The following coding sequences lie in one Mesorhizobium sp. NZP2298 genomic window:
- the msrB gene encoding peptide-methionine (R)-S-oxide reductase MsrB, with amino-acid sequence MDTHTYPVTRTDAEWRARLTPEQYAVMRNHGTERPGSCALLYEKRAGTFFCVGCDQPLFESKLKFESGTGWPSFNDPVPGSIETTVDRSYGMVRTECHCARCGSHLGHVFEDGPPPTGLRYCINGVALTFEPAA; translated from the coding sequence ATGGACACCCACACCTACCCCGTCACCCGCACCGATGCCGAATGGCGCGCCCGGTTGACGCCGGAGCAGTATGCGGTCATGCGCAACCACGGCACTGAGCGCCCCGGAAGCTGCGCTCTTCTCTACGAGAAGCGCGCCGGCACCTTCTTCTGCGTCGGCTGCGATCAGCCGCTGTTCGAATCCAAGCTGAAGTTCGAAAGCGGCACCGGCTGGCCGAGTTTCAACGACCCGGTGCCGGGTTCGATCGAGACCACGGTCGACCGCAGCTACGGCATGGTCCGCACTGAATGCCACTGTGCTCGCTGCGGCAGCCATCTCGGCCATGTCTTCGAGGACGGTCCGCCGCCGACCGGTCTGCGCTACTGCATCAACGGCGTGGCGCTGACATTCGAGCCTGCGGCCTGA
- a CDS encoding ATP-binding cassette domain-containing protein, whose amino-acid sequence MNATTQMKEAILQVDHLSMKFGGLVAIGDLSFTARRGEITALIGPNGAGKTTVFNCITGFYKPSEGMITLNRADGSSYLLERLPNHQIPARAKVARTFQNIRLFSGMTLLENLLVAQHNKLMKASGYTILGLFGFSGYRKASAESVDLARHWLEKADLVDRADDPAGDLPYGAQRRLEIARAMCTGPELLCLDEPAAGLNPKESAALNELLMDIKHTTGTSILLIEHDMSVVMQISDHVVVLEYGRKISDGNPQSVRTDPRVIAAYLGVDDEEVETVLTEVGDEDVIEQLDIGPDAAHGPGTSSSYLAGPVTDTVGHSEGERVTVSKGASKAAQIDARAATVVSKPVGTPSRSAAKAGAAKAAPKKTATKAPAAKAEGISNRLAAPRGGKADNLTRIKGIGTVNEKKLNEHGIFHFDQIGAWKKADVEAAEAYLAFDGRIAREEWVKQAKLLGQGKDTEFSRRVDAGKVATSHTSAKSATAASKTASAASGKAAAKPVSSKRGGGK is encoded by the coding sequence ATGAATGCGACCACGCAAATGAAAGAAGCCATCCTGCAGGTCGATCATCTGTCGATGAAGTTCGGCGGCCTGGTCGCCATCGGCGACCTGTCCTTCACCGCCAGGCGCGGCGAGATCACGGCACTAATCGGCCCCAACGGTGCCGGCAAGACCACCGTGTTCAACTGCATCACCGGCTTCTACAAGCCGTCGGAAGGCATGATCACGCTCAACCGCGCCGACGGTTCGAGCTATCTGCTCGAACGGTTGCCCAACCATCAGATCCCGGCGCGCGCCAAGGTGGCGCGTACCTTCCAGAACATCCGCCTGTTCTCGGGCATGACGCTGCTGGAGAACCTTTTGGTCGCCCAGCACAACAAGCTGATGAAGGCATCGGGCTATACGATCCTAGGCCTGTTCGGCTTCAGCGGCTACCGCAAGGCCTCGGCCGAATCGGTGGACCTGGCCAGACACTGGCTCGAGAAGGCCGATCTCGTCGACCGAGCCGACGATCCGGCCGGCGACCTGCCCTATGGCGCGCAGCGGCGTCTCGAGATCGCGCGTGCCATGTGCACCGGGCCCGAGCTTCTGTGCCTCGACGAGCCGGCGGCCGGCCTTAATCCGAAGGAATCGGCGGCACTCAACGAACTCTTGATGGACATCAAGCATACAACCGGCACCTCGATACTCCTGATCGAGCACGACATGTCGGTGGTCATGCAGATTTCCGACCACGTCGTGGTGCTGGAATACGGTCGCAAGATCTCCGACGGCAATCCGCAGTCGGTGCGCACCGATCCGCGCGTCATCGCCGCCTATCTCGGCGTCGACGACGAGGAGGTCGAGACCGTGCTGACCGAGGTCGGCGACGAGGACGTCATCGAGCAGCTCGACATCGGGCCGGATGCCGCGCATGGCCCGGGGACATCGTCATCCTACCTGGCAGGACCGGTGACCGACACCGTCGGACACAGCGAGGGCGAGCGCGTCACCGTGTCGAAGGGCGCCTCGAAAGCGGCGCAGATCGATGCCCGCGCGGCCACCGTGGTGAGCAAACCTGTCGGGACACCATCAAGATCGGCCGCGAAGGCCGGAGCGGCGAAGGCCGCACCGAAGAAAACCGCCACCAAGGCGCCCGCGGCGAAGGCTGAAGGCATTTCGAACCGCCTTGCCGCCCCTCGTGGCGGCAAGGCAGACAATCTGACCCGCATCAAGGGCATCGGCACGGTCAACGAAAAGAAGCTCAACGAACACGGCATCTTCCACTTCGACCAGATCGGCGCCTGGAAGAAGGCCGACGTCGAGGCGGCCGAAGCCTATCTCGCCTTCGACGGGCGCATCGCGCGCGAGGAGTGGGTCAAGCAGGCCAAGCTGCTCGGTCAGGGCAAGGATACGGAATTCTCGCGCCGTGTCGACGCGGGCAAGGTGGCAACCAGCCATACTTCGGCAAAGAGTGCCACTGCGGCATCGAAGACCGCAAGTGCGGCTTCGGGGAAGGCCGCGGCCAAACCTGTGTCGAGCAAGCGTGGAGGGGGCAAATAA
- a CDS encoding ABC transporter ATP-binding protein — translation MAGTRLLDIKGVETYYGNIRALNGVDVSVNEGEIVALIGANGAGKSTLMMTIFGAPRARTGTITFAGTDITQLPTHEIARMRIAQSPEGRRIFPRMTVMENLQMGASLDNLKHYDEDVEKVFTLFPRLKERIAQRGGTLSGGEQQMLSIGRALMARPKLLLLDEPSLGLAPLIVKQIFDAIRELNRTQGLTVFLVEQNAFGALKLATRGYVMVNGNVTMSGTGKELLANPEVRAAYLEGGHH, via the coding sequence ATGGCCGGGACAAGGCTGCTCGATATCAAGGGCGTTGAGACCTACTACGGCAACATCCGGGCGCTGAACGGCGTCGATGTCTCCGTCAACGAGGGCGAGATCGTGGCGCTGATCGGCGCCAACGGCGCCGGCAAGTCGACGCTGATGATGACCATTTTCGGGGCTCCGCGCGCCCGCACGGGCACAATCACCTTCGCCGGCACCGACATCACCCAATTGCCGACGCACGAAATCGCACGCATGCGCATCGCGCAATCACCCGAAGGCCGACGCATCTTCCCGCGCATGACGGTGATGGAAAACCTGCAAATGGGCGCCAGCCTCGACAATCTCAAGCACTATGACGAGGACGTCGAGAAGGTGTTCACGCTGTTCCCGCGGCTGAAGGAGCGCATCGCCCAGCGCGGCGGCACGCTGTCGGGCGGCGAGCAGCAAATGCTGTCGATCGGACGCGCGCTGATGGCGCGGCCGAAACTGCTTCTGCTCGACGAGCCGTCGCTGGGGCTGGCGCCGCTGATCGTCAAGCAGATCTTCGATGCCATCCGCGAGCTGAACCGCACGCAAGGGCTGACCGTGTTCCTCGTAGAGCAGAATGCCTTCGGCGCGCTGAAGCTCGCCACGCGCGGCTATGTCATGGTCAACGGCAATGTGACGATGAGCGGCACCGGCAAGGAACTGCTCGCTAATCCGGAAGTGCGCGCCGCCTATCTCGAAGGCGGACATCACTGA
- a CDS encoding DUF2312 domain-containing protein has translation MADDITETSQTVAAGQLRALIERIERLEEEKKTIADDIKEVFAEAKGTGFDTKAIRTIIRLRKKDQAERQEEDAILDLYMAALGME, from the coding sequence ATGGCCGACGATATCACCGAGACCAGCCAGACTGTTGCCGCCGGCCAGCTGCGTGCCCTCATCGAGCGCATCGAGCGGCTCGAGGAAGAAAAGAAGACGATCGCCGACGACATCAAGGAAGTGTTCGCCGAGGCCAAGGGCACCGGTTTCGACACCAAGGCGATACGCACCATCATCCGTCTGCGCAAGAAGGACCAGGCCGAACGGCAGGAAGAGGACGCCATCCTCGACCTGTACATGGCCGCGCTCGGCATGGAGTAG
- a CDS encoding branched-chain amino acid ABC transporter substrate-binding protein, which produces MKKSLLSAVALTALVAFSGNAWADVMFGVAGPITGPNAAFGAQLQKGAEAAVAAINAKGGINGEQIKLEVGDDVSDPKQGISVANKFVGDGVKFVVGHFNSGVSIPASEVYAENNIVEVTPAATNPKFTERGLWNVFRTCGRDDQQGGIAGAYIAANFKDAKVAVVHDKTPYGQGLADETKKAMNAAGVTEVMYEGVNVGDKDFSALIAKMKEAGVTLIYWGGLHTEAGLIIRQSADQGLKATLMSGDGIVTDELAAIAGDAVAGTLNTFGPDPRLIPANKELVEKFRAQGFEPEAYTLYAYAAVQAIAEAATKAKSNDPQAVAKALHENGPYPTVLGDLAYDAKGDPKLPGYIMYEWKKKDDGKYSWFPK; this is translated from the coding sequence ATGAAAAAGTCACTTTTGTCCGCCGTTGCCCTGACCGCGCTGGTCGCGTTCAGCGGCAATGCGTGGGCTGATGTCATGTTCGGCGTGGCCGGTCCGATCACCGGTCCGAACGCGGCCTTCGGCGCACAGCTGCAGAAGGGCGCCGAAGCGGCCGTCGCCGCGATCAATGCCAAGGGCGGCATCAACGGCGAGCAGATCAAGCTTGAAGTCGGCGACGACGTCTCCGATCCGAAGCAGGGTATCTCGGTCGCCAACAAGTTCGTCGGCGACGGCGTCAAGTTCGTGGTCGGCCACTTCAACTCGGGCGTGTCGATCCCGGCCTCGGAAGTCTACGCTGAAAACAACATCGTCGAAGTCACGCCGGCCGCGACCAATCCGAAGTTCACCGAGCGTGGCCTGTGGAACGTGTTCCGTACCTGCGGACGCGACGACCAGCAGGGCGGCATCGCCGGCGCCTATATCGCCGCGAATTTCAAGGATGCCAAGGTCGCCGTCGTGCACGACAAGACGCCCTATGGCCAGGGCCTTGCCGATGAAACCAAGAAGGCGATGAATGCCGCCGGCGTCACGGAAGTGATGTATGAAGGCGTCAATGTCGGCGACAAGGACTTCTCGGCGCTCATCGCCAAGATGAAGGAAGCCGGCGTCACCCTGATCTACTGGGGCGGCCTGCACACCGAAGCCGGCCTGATCATCCGCCAGTCCGCGGACCAGGGCCTCAAGGCCACGCTGATGTCGGGTGACGGCATCGTCACCGACGAACTCGCAGCGATCGCGGGCGACGCTGTCGCCGGCACGCTCAACACGTTCGGTCCCGACCCGCGCCTGATCCCGGCCAACAAGGAACTCGTCGAAAAGTTCCGCGCGCAGGGCTTCGAGCCCGAGGCCTACACGCTCTACGCCTATGCCGCCGTGCAGGCGATCGCCGAGGCGGCCACCAAAGCCAAGTCGAACGATCCGCAGGCTGTTGCCAAGGCACTGCATGAAAACGGACCGTACCCGACCGTTCTGGGCGATCTTGCCTATGACGCCAAGGGCGACCCGAAGCTGCCGGGCTACATCATGTACGAGTGGAAGAAGAAGGACGACGGAAAGTATTCCTGGTTCCCGAAATAA
- a CDS encoding vWA domain-containing protein yields MFIPFFLELKAARVPVSLREYLSLLEGLEAGLVDYDVEGFYYLARAALVKDERHIDRFDQVFAHVFKGIEALGGPDAVDVANIPEEWLRRLAEKHLTEEEKKLVEALGGFEKLMETLKQRLEEQKGRHQGGSKWIGTGGTSPFGAYGYNPEGVRIGQHESRNRRAVKVWDKREFRNFDDAVELGTRNIKIALKRLRRWVREGAEEEFDLPGTIHATAEHGYLDVQTRPERRNAVKLLMFFDVGGSMDDHIKGVEELFSAARAEFRQLEYFYFHNCLYEGVWKDNRRRHAEVIPTSDLLHKYGPDYKVIVVGDASMSPYEIAHPGGSVEHWNPEAGAVWLGRLLQQWPNAVWLNPENQKNWGYTHSIAMIRDIFGGRMFPLTLAGLEGATKQLSRKH; encoded by the coding sequence ATGTTCATCCCCTTCTTCCTCGAACTGAAGGCAGCGCGTGTTCCCGTCTCGCTCAGGGAATATCTGTCGCTGCTGGAAGGATTGGAAGCCGGGCTGGTCGACTATGACGTCGAGGGTTTTTATTACCTTGCCCGCGCCGCTTTGGTGAAGGACGAGCGCCACATCGACCGCTTCGACCAGGTGTTCGCCCATGTCTTCAAGGGCATCGAGGCGCTGGGCGGACCGGATGCGGTCGACGTCGCCAATATTCCCGAGGAATGGCTGCGTCGGCTTGCCGAAAAACACCTGACCGAGGAAGAGAAAAAGCTGGTCGAGGCGCTCGGTGGCTTCGAAAAGCTGATGGAAACCTTGAAGCAAAGGCTGGAGGAGCAGAAAGGCCGCCACCAGGGCGGCTCGAAATGGATCGGCACCGGCGGCACCTCACCCTTCGGCGCCTATGGCTATAATCCCGAGGGCGTGCGCATCGGCCAGCACGAAAGCCGCAACCGACGCGCGGTGAAGGTGTGGGACAAACGCGAGTTCCGGAATTTCGACGATGCCGTGGAACTCGGCACCCGCAACATCAAGATAGCGCTGAAGCGGCTGCGTCGCTGGGTGCGCGAGGGCGCCGAGGAGGAATTCGACCTGCCCGGCACCATCCACGCCACCGCCGAGCACGGCTATCTCGACGTGCAGACGCGGCCTGAACGGCGCAATGCCGTGAAACTGCTGATGTTCTTCGATGTCGGCGGCTCGATGGACGACCATATCAAGGGCGTGGAGGAGCTGTTTTCGGCGGCACGAGCCGAATTCCGTCAGCTCGAATATTTCTATTTCCACAACTGCCTCTACGAAGGCGTGTGGAAGGATAACCGGCGCCGCCATGCCGAGGTGATCCCGACATCAGACCTCCTCCACAAATACGGTCCGGACTACAAGGTGATCGTCGTCGGCGACGCCTCGATGAGCCCTTATGAAATCGCCCACCCCGGCGGTTCGGTCGAGCACTGGAACCCGGAGGCCGGAGCCGTCTGGCTCGGCCGCCTGCTGCAGCAATGGCCGAACGCGGTATGGCTCAATCCGGAAAACCAGAAGAACTGGGGCTACACCCATTCGATCGCGATGATCCGCGACATCTTTGGCGGCCGCATGTTCCCGCTGACGCTGGCCGGGCTTGAAGGCGCGACCAAGCAGCTTTCTCGGAAACATTGA
- the pyc gene encoding pyruvate carboxylase — MAITKILVANRSEIAIRVFRAANELGLKTVAIWAEEDKYSLHRFKADESYQVGRGPHLNKDMGPIESYLSIEEVIRVARLSGADAIHPGYGLLSESPEFAEACAQAGITFIGPKPDTMRRLGNKVAARNLAIEVGVPVIPATDPLPDDMEAVKRLAKEIGYPVMLKASWGGGGRGMRAIRSEADLAREVTEGKREAKAAFGKDEVYLEKLIERARHVEVQVLGDTHGNVVHLFERDCSIQRRNQKVVERAPAPYLEMSQREELCGHALKIARETSYIGAGTVEFLQDADTGKFYFIEVNPRIQVEHTVTEQVTGIDIVKAQIHILDGFAIGTPQSGVPAQRDIRLNGHALQCRITTEDPEHNFIPDYGRITAYRGATGFGIRLDGGTAYSGAVITRFYDPLLEKVTAWAPTPAETIARMNRALREFRIRGVATNLTFLEAIINHPSFADNSYTTKFIDTTPELFQQVKRQDRATKLLNYLADVSVNGHPETRGRPMPKADAAAPVVPYLNGNVPAGSKQKLDVLGPEKFAVWMREQKEVLVTDTTMRDGHQSLLATRVRTHDIAGIAGTYARALPQLLSLECWGGATFDVAMRFLTEDPWERLSLVREAAPNLLLQMLLRGANGVGYTNYPDNVVQHFVKQAASGGIDLFRVFDCLNWVENMRVAMDAVGAEGKLIEAAMCYTGDILDPARAKYDLKYYVGLAGELQAAGAHIIAVKDMAGLLKPAAARVLFKALREATDLPIHFHTHDTSGLSAATVLAAVESGVDAIDAAMDAFSGNTSQPCLGSIVEALKGTERDPGLDPQWIRKISFYWEAVRNQYAAFESDLKGPASEVYLHEMPGGQFTNLKEQARSLGLETRWHEVAQTYHDVNLMFGDIVKVTPSSKVVGDMALMMVSQDLTVADVENPARDIAFPDSVVSMLRGDLGQSPGGWPVALQKKALKGDKPITARPGSLLKPADLKANRKEIEEKLERKLSEYEFASWLMYPKVFTDFAGAQETYGPVSVLPTPTYFYGMKSEDEIFIDIEKGKTLVVRCLAIGDVDEKGMVTVFFELNGQPRRVKVPDRAHGASAAKARRKAEPGNEAHVGAPMPGVVSALSVTTGQAVKAGDVLLSIEAMKMETALHAERDGTVAEVLVKAGDQIDAKDLLIAFN; from the coding sequence TTGGCAATCACGAAGATCCTCGTCGCCAACCGGTCAGAAATCGCCATCCGCGTCTTTCGCGCGGCCAACGAACTGGGCCTCAAAACCGTGGCGATCTGGGCCGAGGAGGACAAATATTCACTGCACCGCTTCAAGGCCGACGAAAGCTACCAGGTCGGGCGCGGCCCGCATCTCAACAAGGACATGGGGCCGATCGAGAGTTATCTGTCGATCGAGGAAGTGATCCGCGTCGCCAGGCTTTCAGGCGCCGATGCCATCCATCCGGGCTACGGGCTGCTGTCCGAAAGCCCCGAATTCGCCGAAGCCTGCGCGCAAGCCGGCATCACCTTCATCGGCCCGAAGCCGGACACGATGCGCCGCCTCGGCAACAAGGTCGCGGCGCGCAACCTTGCTATCGAGGTCGGCGTGCCGGTCATCCCAGCCACGGACCCGTTGCCGGACGATATGGAGGCGGTCAAGAGACTGGCCAAGGAGATCGGCTATCCGGTGATGCTGAAGGCCTCGTGGGGCGGCGGTGGACGCGGCATGCGCGCCATCCGGTCCGAGGCCGATCTCGCCCGTGAAGTCACGGAAGGCAAGCGCGAGGCCAAGGCCGCCTTCGGCAAGGACGAGGTCTATCTCGAAAAGCTGATCGAACGCGCCCGCCATGTCGAGGTGCAGGTGCTTGGCGACACGCACGGCAATGTCGTGCACCTGTTCGAGCGCGACTGCTCGATCCAGCGCCGCAACCAGAAGGTCGTCGAACGGGCGCCCGCTCCCTATCTCGAAATGTCGCAACGCGAGGAGCTTTGTGGCCATGCGCTGAAGATCGCGCGCGAAACCAGCTATATCGGTGCCGGCACGGTCGAGTTCCTGCAGGATGCCGATACCGGAAAATTCTATTTCATCGAGGTCAATCCGCGCATCCAGGTCGAGCACACCGTCACCGAGCAGGTGACCGGCATCGACATCGTCAAGGCGCAGATCCACATTCTCGACGGCTTCGCCATCGGCACACCGCAGTCGGGCGTGCCGGCGCAGAGGGACATCAGGCTGAATGGCCATGCCCTGCAGTGCCGCATCACCACCGAGGATCCCGAGCACAATTTCATTCCGGACTATGGCCGCATCACCGCCTATCGCGGCGCCACCGGCTTCGGCATCCGCCTCGACGGCGGCACCGCCTATTCAGGCGCGGTCATCACCCGCTTCTACGATCCGCTGCTGGAGAAGGTGACGGCGTGGGCGCCAACACCGGCCGAGACGATTGCCCGCATGAACCGCGCTCTGCGCGAATTCCGCATCCGCGGCGTCGCCACCAATCTCACCTTCCTCGAAGCGATCATCAACCACCCGAGCTTCGCGGACAATTCCTATACGACCAAGTTCATCGACACGACGCCGGAGCTGTTCCAGCAGGTCAAGCGTCAGGATCGGGCGACCAAGCTGCTCAACTATCTGGCCGATGTCAGCGTCAATGGCCATCCCGAGACGCGCGGCCGGCCGATGCCGAAGGCCGATGCGGCCGCACCCGTCGTGCCCTACCTCAACGGCAATGTGCCTGCTGGCAGCAAGCAGAAGCTCGACGTGCTGGGGCCGGAGAAATTCGCCGTCTGGATGCGCGAACAGAAAGAGGTGCTGGTCACCGACACGACGATGCGTGACGGCCACCAGTCGCTGCTGGCCACGCGCGTGCGCACACACGACATCGCCGGCATCGCCGGTACCTACGCACGCGCCCTGCCGCAGCTTCTGTCGCTCGAATGCTGGGGCGGTGCGACCTTCGACGTCGCCATGCGCTTCCTCACCGAGGATCCGTGGGAGCGGCTCTCGCTGGTGCGCGAGGCGGCCCCCAACCTGTTGCTGCAGATGTTGCTGCGCGGCGCCAACGGCGTCGGCTACACCAACTATCCCGACAATGTCGTGCAGCATTTCGTCAAGCAGGCGGCGAGCGGCGGTATCGATCTGTTCCGCGTCTTCGATTGCCTGAACTGGGTCGAGAACATGCGCGTCGCCATGGACGCCGTCGGCGCCGAGGGCAAGCTGATCGAAGCGGCGATGTGCTACACCGGCGACATTCTCGACCCGGCGCGGGCCAAGTACGATCTGAAATATTATGTCGGGCTGGCGGGCGAACTGCAGGCCGCCGGCGCCCACATCATCGCCGTCAAGGACATGGCCGGGCTGCTGAAGCCGGCGGCGGCACGCGTGCTGTTCAAGGCGCTGCGCGAGGCGACGGACCTGCCGATCCATTTCCACACCCATGACACGTCGGGCCTGTCGGCGGCGACAGTGCTGGCGGCGGTGGAGAGCGGCGTCGACGCCATCGACGCGGCGATGGACGCCTTCTCCGGCAACACATCGCAGCCTTGCCTGGGGTCGATCGTCGAGGCGCTGAAGGGCACCGAGCGTGACCCGGGCCTCGACCCGCAATGGATCCGCAAGATCTCGTTCTATTGGGAAGCGGTGCGCAACCAGTACGCCGCCTTCGAAAGCGACCTGAAAGGGCCGGCTTCGGAAGTCTACCTGCATGAAATGCCGGGCGGGCAATTCACCAACCTCAAGGAACAGGCGCGTTCGCTCGGACTGGAGACACGCTGGCACGAAGTGGCGCAGACCTATCATGACGTCAACCTGATGTTCGGCGACATCGTCAAGGTGACGCCGTCGTCCAAGGTCGTCGGCGACATGGCGCTGATGATGGTGAGCCAGGACCTGACGGTCGCCGATGTCGAGAATCCGGCCAGGGACATCGCTTTCCCGGATTCGGTCGTCTCGATGCTGCGCGGCGATCTCGGCCAGTCGCCGGGCGGCTGGCCGGTAGCGCTGCAGAAGAAGGCGCTGAAGGGCGACAAGCCGATCACGGCGCGACCCGGATCGCTGCTCAAGCCGGCCGACCTCAAGGCCAACCGCAAGGAAATCGAGGAGAAGCTCGAGCGCAAGCTCTCGGAATACGAGTTCGCCTCGTGGCTGATGTATCCGAAGGTGTTTACCGACTTTGCCGGCGCGCAAGAGACCTACGGCCCGGTCAGCGTCCTGCCGACGCCGACCTATTTCTACGGCATGAAGTCCGAAGACGAGATCTTCATAGACATCGAGAAAGGCAAGACGCTGGTCGTGCGTTGCCTCGCCATCGGCGATGTCGACGAGAAGGGCATGGTCACCGTGTTCTTCGAACTCAACGGCCAGCCGCGTCGCGTGAAGGTGCCTGACCGGGCGCATGGCGCTTCCGCCGCCAAGGCCCGCCGCAAGGCCGAGCCTGGCAATGAGGCGCATGTCGGCGCGCCGATGCCGGGCGTGGTCTCCGCCCTTTCCGTCACTACCGGCCAGGCGGTGAAGGCGGGTGACGTGCTGCTCTCCATTGAAGCCATGAAGATGGAGACGGCTCTGCATGCCGAGCGAGACGGTACCGTCGCCGAGGTGCTGGTCAAGGCCGGCGACCAGATCGATGCCAAGGATCTGCTGATCGCCTTCAACTGA
- a CDS encoding GNAT family N-acetyltransferase: MSEIIVRPLAQSDHADWKRLWTDYLTFYETKLPEEVYVVTWKRLFTEGEFEPKGFIATLDGKAVGLTHYLYHRSGWSEKNNCYLQDLFADPDVRGKGIGAALIKAVKDAAEKIGVRNVYWMTHETNTTARKLYDHVARRTGFIEYDLL; the protein is encoded by the coding sequence ATGTCTGAGATTATCGTCCGCCCGCTCGCGCAGTCCGACCACGCCGACTGGAAGCGCCTGTGGACCGACTACCTCACCTTCTACGAAACCAAGCTGCCGGAAGAGGTCTACGTCGTTACCTGGAAGCGGCTGTTCACGGAAGGCGAGTTCGAGCCGAAGGGCTTTATCGCCACTCTCGACGGCAAGGCGGTCGGCCTCACCCACTATCTCTACCACCGCTCCGGCTGGTCGGAGAAAAACAACTGCTATCTGCAGGACCTGTTCGCCGACCCGGACGTGCGCGGCAAGGGCATCGGTGCGGCGCTGATCAAGGCGGTGAAGGACGCGGCGGAAAAAATCGGCGTCAGGAATGTCTACTGGATGACGCACGAAACCAACACCACCGCGCGCAAGCTCTACGACCATGTCGCGCGTCGCACCGGCTTCATCGAGTATGATCTGCTATAG
- a CDS encoding AAA family ATPase: MRFEGTAAYVADKDLMVAVNAAIALERPLLVKGEPGTGKTELARQVAAALDLDLIEWHVKSTTRAQQGLYEYDAVSRLRDSQLGDARFNDIKNYIKRGKLWEAFAAGKKVVLLIDEIDKADIEFPNDLLQELDRMEFFVYETGETISAAVRPIVIITSNNEKELPDAFLRRCFFHYIRFPDVDTLHRIVDVHYPGIKQNLVRAALTQFYEIRDVPGLKKKPSTSEALDWIRLLVADDIAPEDLRADPKNALPKLHGALLKNEQDVHLFERLAFMARRQQ; encoded by the coding sequence ATGCGTTTCGAAGGCACGGCGGCCTATGTCGCCGACAAGGACCTGATGGTGGCCGTCAACGCGGCGATCGCGCTGGAACGGCCCCTGCTGGTCAAGGGCGAGCCCGGCACCGGCAAGACCGAGCTTGCCCGCCAGGTGGCGGCCGCCCTCGACCTCGACCTCATCGAATGGCACGTCAAATCGACGACGCGGGCGCAGCAGGGTCTTTACGAATATGACGCCGTCTCGCGACTGCGCGACAGCCAGCTCGGCGATGCCAGGTTCAACGACATCAAGAACTACATCAAGCGCGGCAAGCTGTGGGAAGCGTTCGCGGCCGGCAAGAAGGTCGTGCTTTTGATCGACGAGATCGACAAGGCCGACATCGAATTCCCCAACGACCTCCTGCAGGAACTCGATCGCATGGAGTTCTTCGTCTACGAGACCGGCGAAACCATAAGCGCCGCCGTGCGCCCCATCGTCATCATCACCTCCAACAACGAGAAGGAGCTGCCTGACGCCTTCCTGCGCCGCTGTTTCTTCCACTACATCCGTTTTCCCGACGTCGACACGCTGCACAGGATCGTCGACGTCCACTATCCCGGCATCAAGCAGAATTTGGTGCGGGCGGCCCTCACCCAGTTCTACGAAATCCGTGACGTACCGGGCCTGAAGAAGAAGCCTTCGACCTCCGAGGCGCTCGACTGGATAAGACTGCTGGTGGCCGACGACATCGCGCCGGAAGATTTGCGCGCCGACCCCAAGAACGCGCTGCCCAAGCTGCACGGCGCGCTGCTGAAGAACGAACAGGACGTCCATCTGTTCGAGCGGCTGGCCTTCATGGCGAGAAGGCAGCAATAG
- a CDS encoding DUF6867 family protein: MQGILYEEPSIWQFFFVTCLLGGWAAWMTGKASAQTWRSFIQLFAYLLGLGIGIRFIHHALFNGTMFSLHYYIVDTIVLMILGFVGYQYTRTNQMVTQYNWLYERASILSWKPKG, from the coding sequence ATGCAAGGCATTCTCTACGAAGAACCGTCAATCTGGCAGTTCTTCTTCGTCACCTGCCTGCTCGGCGGTTGGGCAGCCTGGATGACCGGCAAGGCCAGCGCCCAGACATGGCGCAGCTTCATCCAGCTGTTCGCTTATCTGCTCGGGCTCGGCATCGGCATCCGCTTCATCCACCATGCGCTGTTCAACGGCACGATGTTCTCGCTGCATTACTATATCGTCGACACCATCGTACTGATGATACTGGGTTTCGTTGGCTATCAATACACACGAACCAACCAGATGGTCACACAGTATAATTGGCTCTACGAAAGAGCCTCAATCTTGAGCTGGAAACCCAAAGGTTGA